Proteins encoded within one genomic window of Bacillus sp. 1NLA3E:
- the spoIVB gene encoding SpoIVB peptidase: MKYDQLRKIIGGILLVSLIALGFFKPFQEYISIPNQITLFEGQNYKLSKAVSVSASLSKDDQTIQMAQNSKSLSVHANQQGNDEMVLNLAGIPIKKVDVNVLKDFKVIPGGQSIGVKLNTVGVLVVGHHQVDTPTGKTSPGELAGIKIGDIITQINGKRIEQMTDVAPYVQDSGKTGVPLDIVVTRESEKFTAKLKPMMDKDEQTYKLGLYIRDSAAGIGTMTFYHPESNKYGALGHVISDMDTKKPIVVQDGQIVRSTVTSIEKGSNGDPGEKLARFSSDREVIGDIKRNSPFGIFGALNKNIKNGVLDKPMPIALSHQVKEGPAQILTVVDDDKVDLFDIEIVSTIPQKFPATKGMVIKVTDPKLLEKTGGIVQGMSGSPIIQNGKVVGAVTHVFVNDPTSGYGVHIEWMLNEAGIDIYQKSHERAS, translated from the coding sequence TTGAAATATGATCAACTTAGAAAAATAATTGGTGGAATTCTCCTTGTTTCATTAATTGCTCTAGGGTTCTTTAAACCCTTTCAAGAATATATCTCAATTCCCAACCAGATTACCCTTTTCGAGGGTCAAAATTATAAACTTTCGAAAGCTGTTTCTGTTTCAGCATCACTATCAAAAGATGATCAAACGATTCAAATGGCTCAAAACTCAAAATCGTTATCCGTACATGCAAATCAACAAGGAAATGATGAAATGGTGTTAAACCTTGCTGGTATTCCGATAAAAAAAGTGGATGTCAATGTGTTAAAAGATTTTAAGGTCATTCCAGGTGGACAATCAATAGGAGTAAAACTGAATACAGTTGGCGTCTTGGTGGTTGGACACCATCAAGTGGACACACCTACCGGAAAAACTTCACCAGGAGAGCTAGCAGGAATAAAAATTGGTGACATCATTACCCAAATAAATGGTAAGCGAATTGAACAAATGACAGATGTTGCCCCTTATGTACAGGATTCTGGAAAAACCGGAGTACCCCTAGATATTGTTGTTACTCGTGAAAGCGAAAAATTCACGGCTAAACTGAAACCAATGATGGATAAAGATGAACAAACTTATAAGTTGGGGTTATATATCCGAGATTCTGCTGCTGGGATTGGGACGATGACATTTTATCATCCTGAATCTAATAAGTATGGTGCACTCGGACATGTGATTTCAGACATGGATACAAAAAAACCAATTGTAGTTCAAGATGGTCAGATTGTTCGGTCCACTGTTACCTCAATTGAAAAAGGAAGCAATGGGGACCCAGGGGAAAAACTGGCTCGTTTTTCTTCCGACCGTGAGGTAATCGGTGATATAAAAAGAAACAGTCCGTTTGGAATATTTGGTGCATTAAATAAAAACATTAAAAATGGTGTATTGGATAAACCAATGCCAATTGCATTATCACATCAAGTAAAAGAAGGACCAGCTCAAATTTTAACAGTTGTTGATGATGATAAAGTGGATCTTTTCGATATCGAAATCGTTAGTACAATTCCCCAAAAGTTTCCGGCAACAAAAGGAATGGTCATTAAAGTTACCGATCCAAAATTGCTCGAAAAAACAGGTGGGATAGTGCAAGGAATGAGTGGAAGCCCAATCATTCAAAATGGGAAAGTAGTTGGCGCAGTTACCCATGTATTCGTAAATGATCCAACTAGTGGGTATGGCGTTCATATCGAATGGATGTTGAATGAGGCAGGAATCGATATATACCAAAAATCGCATGAAAGAGCTTCGTAA
- the recN gene encoding DNA repair protein RecN: MLSELSIRNFAIIEELSISFEKGLTVLTGETGAGKSIIIDAIHLLVGGRGSSEFIRHGEEKAEIEGLFLIEDPGHPSFEKAKEIGVEIEDGMVVLRRDMTRSGKSVCRVNGKLVTIAVLREFGGTLIDIHGQHEHQELMNESKHLSLLDQFGGSNITTALLEYQRVYKRYDETLARLKALSENEQKMAHRLDLIQFQLEEIHKADLNLHEDEILFEEKGKLSNFERIFAALQAGYSALSGEQAGLDWIGMAMGHLENAAELDDEYKEMYESVSNSFYQMEDTIHSLRNKLEVMEYDPRRINEIEERLTEINQLKRKYGKTIEEILEYAAKIEEEIETIQNKETHIHQLETELASLTKDLRLEAKQMSDLRKKSAKTLSKLIHRELKELYMEKTIFEVNFKHYDGFYKNGTDIVEFFISTNPGEPLKPLAKIASGGEMSRIMLALKSIFSIHQGVTSIIFDEVDTGVSGRVAQAIGEKIHKISNNSQVLCISHLPQVAAMADMHLFITKKTKDGRTKTSVTPLTEKEKIGEISRMISGVEITDLTRQHAEELLHLAHEMKP, translated from the coding sequence ATGCTAAGTGAATTATCGATTCGAAACTTTGCTATTATTGAAGAGTTGTCCATTTCATTTGAAAAAGGTTTAACGGTATTAACCGGTGAAACCGGAGCGGGGAAATCGATTATTATCGATGCCATCCATCTTCTCGTAGGAGGCAGAGGATCTTCTGAGTTTATTCGACATGGAGAGGAAAAGGCTGAAATCGAAGGACTATTTCTTATAGAAGATCCCGGCCACCCATCTTTTGAGAAAGCCAAGGAAATTGGAGTCGAAATCGAAGATGGAATGGTGGTTTTACGCAGAGATATGACCCGAAGCGGGAAAAGTGTTTGCCGTGTAAATGGAAAACTGGTAACAATCGCTGTGTTGCGAGAGTTTGGCGGAACTTTGATTGACATTCATGGTCAACACGAACATCAAGAACTCATGAATGAATCCAAACACCTATCATTATTAGACCAATTTGGTGGAAGTAATATTACAACAGCTCTTTTAGAATATCAAAGAGTGTACAAACGATATGATGAGACCTTAGCACGATTAAAAGCACTCAGTGAAAATGAACAAAAAATGGCTCACCGGCTTGATTTAATTCAATTTCAGCTTGAAGAAATTCATAAGGCAGATTTGAATTTACACGAGGATGAAATACTATTTGAAGAAAAGGGAAAGCTGTCAAATTTCGAAAGAATATTTGCGGCACTTCAGGCAGGATATTCAGCACTTTCTGGGGAACAGGCTGGTTTAGATTGGATTGGAATGGCCATGGGTCATCTTGAGAATGCTGCCGAGCTGGATGATGAATACAAAGAGATGTATGAGTCCGTATCAAATAGTTTTTACCAAATGGAGGATACCATTCACTCGTTACGAAATAAACTCGAGGTAATGGAATACGATCCACGGCGGATAAATGAAATTGAAGAAAGACTGACTGAAATAAATCAACTAAAACGTAAATACGGGAAAACAATCGAAGAAATTCTCGAGTATGCAGCTAAAATTGAAGAAGAAATTGAAACAATACAGAACAAAGAAACGCATATTCACCAGCTTGAAACTGAGCTGGCCTCACTAACAAAAGATTTACGTTTAGAGGCTAAACAAATGAGTGATCTCCGAAAAAAATCCGCAAAAACTCTTTCTAAGTTAATCCATCGTGAGTTAAAAGAACTCTACATGGAAAAAACAATATTTGAAGTCAATTTTAAGCATTATGACGGATTTTATAAGAATGGAACAGATATTGTTGAGTTTTTCATTTCAACGAACCCCGGTGAGCCATTGAAGCCTTTAGCAAAAATCGCCTCTGGTGGAGAAATGTCTCGTATCATGCTGGCATTGAAAAGTATTTTTTCTATTCATCAAGGAGTAACATCTATTATCTTTGATGAAGTTGATACTGGAGTTAGCGGAAGAGTGGCACAGGCTATTGGAGAAAAAATACACAAAATCTCAAATAATTCACAGGTTCTTTGTATTTCACATTTACCGCAAGTTGCGGCAATGGCGGACATGCATCTGTTTATTACCAAGAAAACAAAGGACGGAAGAACAAAAACTTCAGTCACTCCTTTAACGGAAAAGGAGAAAATTGGAGAAATTAGCAGAATGATTTCTGGAGTGGAAATTACTGATTTAACAAGGCAACATGCAGAGGAATTATTGCATTTAGCCCACGAAATGAAGCCATAA
- the ahrC gene encoding transcriptional regulator AhrC/ArgR — protein MNKGQRHIRIRELIANNDIETQDELVDRLKNAGFNVTQATVSRDIKELHLVKVPLMDGRYKYSLPADQRFNPLQKLKRALMDAFVKIDNSSHLLVMKTLPGNAMAIGALIDHLEWDEIMGTICGDDTILIICRTPENTEIISKRFLDML, from the coding sequence ATGAACAAAGGTCAACGACATATAAGAATACGTGAATTAATTGCAAACAACGATATCGAAACACAGGATGAGCTTGTCGACCGTTTGAAGAACGCGGGATTTAACGTCACCCAAGCTACAGTATCAAGGGATATTAAAGAGTTACATCTTGTGAAAGTACCATTAATGGATGGCAGATATAAATATAGTTTACCTGCTGATCAACGTTTTAACCCATTACAAAAGTTAAAAAGAGCCTTAATGGATGCATTTGTAAAAATCGATAATTCCAGTCATTTGCTCGTAATGAAAACATTGCCTGGAAATGCAATGGCAATCGGTGCTTTAATTGACCATCTTGAATGGGATGAAATCATGGGAACCATTTGCGGTGATGATACGATATTGATCATTTGCAGAACACCAGAAAACACAGAGATTATCTCTAAACGCTTTCTGGATATGCTTTAA
- a CDS encoding TlyA family RNA methyltransferase, with protein sequence MKIKKERVDVLLVDRGLIETREKAKRAIMAGLVYSNEMRLDKPGEKVNEDIQLTIKGNVLPYVSRGGLKLEKALKAFDIDVNEKIMIDIGSSTGGFTDCALQNGAAMSYAVDVGYNQLAWKLRQDERVEVMERTNFRYMTPADLQRGMPNFASIDVSFISLRIIFPVLKTLLVPGSNIVALVKPQFEAGREQVGKKGIVRDPSVHESVLEKMIEFSSGIGYTIVNLSFSPITGGDGNIEFLLHLRWDGEDATTGEILLSQTPAQVVAEAHRELKKKKTTEE encoded by the coding sequence ATGAAAATTAAAAAAGAACGAGTAGACGTTTTATTAGTAGATAGAGGTCTTATTGAAACAAGAGAAAAGGCTAAACGCGCAATTATGGCTGGCCTAGTATACAGTAATGAAATGCGACTGGATAAACCTGGCGAAAAAGTGAATGAGGATATCCAGTTAACGATAAAGGGCAATGTCTTGCCCTATGTAAGCCGTGGAGGATTAAAGCTTGAGAAGGCGCTTAAGGCATTTGATATTGACGTGAATGAAAAAATTATGATTGATATTGGCTCGTCTACGGGTGGATTTACTGATTGCGCTTTGCAAAATGGAGCCGCGATGTCTTACGCAGTCGACGTAGGCTATAATCAGCTCGCCTGGAAGCTCCGACAGGATGAACGGGTTGAGGTTATGGAACGAACTAATTTTCGTTATATGACCCCTGCAGACCTCCAGAGAGGGATGCCTAATTTTGCATCAATCGATGTATCGTTTATTTCCTTACGGATAATCTTTCCGGTTTTAAAAACACTCCTTGTCCCTGGAAGTAATATTGTGGCGCTTGTTAAGCCTCAGTTTGAAGCTGGACGAGAACAGGTTGGTAAAAAAGGAATTGTTAGAGATCCATCTGTTCATGAAAGTGTTCTCGAGAAAATGATTGAGTTTTCAAGTGGCATTGGGTATACAATTGTTAATCTATCCTTTTCTCCGATTACCGGAGGGGACGGCAATATTGAGTTTCTTCTTCATTTACGATGGGATGGGGAGGATGCAACCACCGGAGAAATATTATTGTCTCAAACTCCGGCTCAAGTAGTAGCGGAGGCTCATCGGGAATTAAAAAAGAAAAAAACAACTGAGGAATAA
- the dxs gene encoding 1-deoxy-D-xylulose-5-phosphate synthase, with the protein MDLLSIKDPSFLKGLTNQELEQLSKEIRKFLIEKLSKTGGHIGPNLGVVELTIALHRCFESPKDKIIWDVGHQAYVHKILTGRASEFDTLRQFHGLSGFPKRGESEHDVWETGHSSTSLSAAMGMAIARDLKKEKSYILPVIGDGALTGGMALEALNHIGHEKKNMIVILNDNEMSIAPNVGALHTVLGRLRTAGKYNWVKDELEILLKKVPAVGGKLAATAERIKDSLKYLFVSGMFFEELGFTYLGPVDGHNFEELFENLTNAKKIEGPVLLHVITKKGKGYQPAESDKTGTWHGTGPYKIETGAFVKPVNPPPAWSSLVSETVRRLARTDSRIVAITPAMPVGSKLEGFASEFPDRMFDVGIAEQHAATVAAGLATQDMKPFLAIYSTFLQRAYDQVVHDICRQNLNVFIGIDRAGLVGADGETHQGVFDIAFLRHVPNLVLMMPKDENEGQHMVNTAVQYNDGPIAMRYARGNGLGVPMDKELKTIEIGTWEVLKEGKDAAILTFGTTIPMAMEASGILEKLGYSIKVVNARFIKPLDESLLGQILVDNIPILTIEEAILQGGFGSSVLEFAHDHGHYQAIIDRMGIPDQFVEHGDVNALLKEIELTTENAVKKLQILAGKKQQRA; encoded by the coding sequence ATGGATCTTTTATCAATTAAAGACCCTTCCTTCCTTAAAGGGCTAACCAATCAGGAATTGGAACAACTAAGTAAAGAAATTCGCAAATTTTTGATAGAAAAATTATCAAAAACAGGGGGACATATTGGGCCCAATTTAGGTGTCGTCGAATTAACGATTGCACTACATAGATGTTTTGAAAGTCCAAAGGATAAGATTATTTGGGATGTCGGACATCAGGCCTATGTTCATAAAATACTAACTGGACGTGCATCAGAATTTGATACATTACGTCAATTTCATGGATTAAGTGGCTTCCCGAAACGTGGTGAAAGCGAACATGATGTTTGGGAGACGGGACACAGCTCAACCTCATTGTCTGCTGCGATGGGCATGGCAATTGCAAGAGATCTTAAAAAAGAGAAATCCTATATTCTTCCTGTCATCGGTGATGGTGCATTAACCGGAGGAATGGCATTAGAAGCGTTAAATCATATAGGTCACGAAAAGAAAAACATGATTGTGATTTTGAATGATAATGAAATGTCGATTGCTCCAAATGTGGGAGCCTTGCATACTGTTCTAGGAAGACTAAGAACAGCCGGAAAATACAACTGGGTTAAAGATGAACTAGAAATCCTTCTAAAAAAGGTGCCAGCAGTTGGTGGGAAACTTGCTGCCACTGCTGAAAGGATTAAGGACAGCTTAAAATATTTATTCGTTTCAGGAATGTTTTTTGAAGAATTAGGTTTTACTTATTTAGGTCCAGTCGATGGCCATAATTTTGAAGAGCTATTTGAAAACTTAACCAATGCCAAAAAAATTGAAGGGCCAGTCCTTTTACATGTTATTACTAAAAAGGGAAAAGGCTATCAACCTGCTGAGAGCGACAAAACAGGAACATGGCATGGAACGGGTCCCTATAAAATTGAAACAGGTGCGTTTGTAAAACCAGTTAACCCACCTCCAGCCTGGAGTTCACTTGTGAGTGAAACGGTTCGGAGATTGGCCAGAACTGATTCAAGAATTGTGGCTATTACACCTGCGATGCCAGTCGGATCAAAGCTTGAAGGCTTTGCAAGCGAGTTTCCAGATCGAATGTTTGATGTCGGCATTGCCGAACAGCATGCAGCAACTGTAGCAGCGGGACTTGCAACACAAGATATGAAACCATTTTTGGCTATTTATTCAACTTTCCTTCAAAGAGCATACGACCAAGTTGTTCATGATATCTGTCGGCAAAATTTAAATGTATTTATTGGCATTGACAGAGCAGGGTTGGTTGGAGCAGATGGTGAAACTCATCAGGGGGTATTTGATATCGCCTTTTTACGACATGTGCCTAACCTTGTATTAATGATGCCTAAAGATGAGAATGAAGGGCAGCATATGGTCAATACAGCGGTACAATATAATGATGGCCCAATTGCCATGCGTTATGCACGTGGGAATGGTCTTGGTGTCCCAATGGATAAGGAGTTAAAGACAATTGAAATCGGGACATGGGAGGTTTTGAAAGAGGGTAAGGATGCCGCTATTCTAACCTTTGGTACAACAATCCCAATGGCAATGGAGGCTTCAGGTATTTTAGAAAAACTTGGATATTCAATCAAGGTTGTGAACGCACGTTTCATTAAACCACTAGATGAAAGTTTATTGGGTCAGATTCTAGTTGATAATATTCCAATTTTAACGATAGAGGAAGCCATTCTTCAAGGTGGATTTGGTAGTTCGGTGTTAGAATTTGCTCATGATCACGGACATTATCAAGCGATCATTGACCGAATGGGGATTCCGGACCAATTCGTTGAACATGGAGATGTTAATGCATTGTTAAAAGAAATCGAATTGACTACCGAAAATGCAGTTAAGAAGCTGCAAATTCTTGCCGGAAAGAAACAGCAAAGGGCATGA
- a CDS encoding polyprenyl synthetase family protein: MSNQSLASFSKEHKNLLESQMEALIKKLHAPDILKESMLYSLKAGGKRIRPLLLFATLQAFGMDPRKGLYPAVAIEMIHTYSLIHDDLPSMDNDDLRRGKPTNHKVFGDAVAILAGDGLLTYSFQVLSEMPEQDSDVRTKVGLISLLAQAAGAEGMVGGQVADIEGEGKHLNLTELEYIHLHKTGKLLVCCVMSGALMANASKEQASNLEAFAKHLGMAFQIRDDILDLEGNEELIGKPIGSDEENLKNTYPSLLTMDGAKKAMQQHFEASKYHLGLAQLNTKMLGEIADLVVAREY, from the coding sequence TTGTCTAATCAATCATTGGCCTCTTTTTCAAAAGAACATAAAAATCTACTTGAGAGTCAAATGGAGGCATTAATAAAAAAACTTCATGCACCAGACATTCTAAAAGAATCCATGCTTTATTCGTTAAAAGCTGGGGGAAAACGGATTCGCCCATTACTTTTGTTTGCTACTTTACAGGCCTTTGGAATGGATCCGAGAAAGGGTTTGTATCCTGCAGTAGCAATAGAAATGATTCATACTTATTCATTGATACATGACGATCTTCCAAGCATGGATAACGATGACCTTCGGCGCGGAAAGCCGACTAATCATAAGGTGTTTGGTGATGCTGTTGCCATTTTAGCTGGGGATGGTTTATTAACCTACAGTTTTCAGGTTTTGAGTGAAATGCCGGAGCAAGATAGCGATGTCCGGACAAAGGTTGGTTTAATTTCCTTACTTGCCCAAGCTGCGGGTGCAGAAGGGATGGTAGGTGGACAAGTTGCTGATATTGAGGGTGAAGGAAAACATCTGAATTTAACTGAATTGGAATATATCCATTTACATAAAACAGGCAAGTTATTAGTTTGCTGTGTCATGTCGGGGGCATTAATGGCGAATGCAAGTAAAGAACAGGCCAGCAATCTCGAAGCATTTGCGAAACATTTAGGGATGGCCTTTCAAATTCGTGATGATATTTTAGATTTAGAGGGAAATGAGGAATTAATCGGGAAGCCGATTGGAAGTGACGAGGAAAACTTAAAAAATACCTATCCCTCATTGTTGACGATGGATGGGGCAAAAAAAGCAATGCAACAGCACTTTGAGGCATCCAAATATCATTTAGGGTTAGCTCAATTAAATACCAAAATGTTGGGGGAAATTGCCGACCTTGTTGTAGCTAGGGAATATTAA
- the xseB gene encoding exodeoxyribonuclease VII small subunit: protein MAKEQILSFEEAMEKLEVLVERLEEGDVPLEEAISIYKEGMGLSKLCHDKLKQVEDSLTQILTDDGQIASFTINEEE, encoded by the coding sequence ATGGCTAAAGAACAAATTTTATCATTTGAAGAAGCGATGGAAAAATTGGAGGTCCTTGTTGAAAGGCTTGAAGAAGGCGATGTGCCCCTTGAAGAAGCCATTTCAATTTATAAAGAAGGGATGGGGCTGTCGAAGCTCTGTCATGATAAATTAAAACAGGTTGAAGATTCACTTACGCAAATATTAACTGATGATGGCCAAATTGCTAGTTTTACCATTAATGAGGAGGAATAA